CGGCTACGTCGTCGCCTACGACCTGGCGATCGGCTACTACCTCTACCGGAAGATCGACCGCTACCGGCGCACCTACCGCACCGTCAGGGACGACACCGGCGACCCGCCGCGGTCGGAGCTCACCGAGTTCGATCCGCCGCAGCGGTGAGCCAGTCAGGAAATACGGATACTCACCCGCTCATTCTCGAGATTATCGAATCTGGACACGCTGGTGCAGGCACCACCGGCTTGGGCCGGAGCGGCGCAGACCCACCCATGACGACGTTCACCGACGACGACCTCGAGAAGCGGGTCGAGAACGCCAACGGGGAGGTGATCGGGACCGTGACCGACGTCGACGGGGAGACTGCTCGAGTCGAGCCCCGCTCCGGAATGGTCGACTCGATCAAGGCGGCGCTGGGCTGGCGCCAGACACCCGCGGATACGATGACGATTCGCGCGGACGCCGTCGACGAGATTACGCCCGAGACGATTCGTCTCGAGGCGACGCCGGCGGACGGTGCGACCGACGCGTCGACGCCAGCTGCGGAACGGACGCCGACCGATGCCGACGCGTCGTCGGAGGACCAGCCCGGGGACGCGGCATCACCAACCGAGATCGACGACCGAACGGCAAACGGCGCCGAGCCGGAACCCACCGTCGGCGACGACGAACTGGACCAGGACCGCGGTATCGCAACGGACGACTCGGAGCGGGGCCTCGAAACGGACGATTCGGACGGCGAACTCGCGACCGGAGACCGAGCGAGCGGTACCGACGCCGAGAACGACGCTGTCGACGAACCGATCGGCTCCGCAACCCCACCCGAGCCGCAATACGGACCGAACGGGGAGGGTGGCGCCGAGCGCGAACGAGATCGGGACTCAGAACGCGACCGCGAGGGGGTAACTGCGGGCGATATCGAGGCTCAGCGCGAGGGGACCTCGACCGGCCGCGACTCTGAATCCGAACCCGGAGACGGAACGTCGAGCCCGATCGAGCCGCTCACCTCGAGCGATAGCGACGATGACGAGCGAGCCGAGACCGCTGATATCGGACCAGATGCGGACACGGACAAGGATGCAGCGCCGGCGTCGGACTCGGACCTCGAGTCCGACGACGATTCGATCGACATCGCGGACGCGACTGCGGCCGAACGGCCGAATCGGGTCGGCGAGCCGGCGATCGATGACCCGGTACCCCAGCCCGATTCAACGACCGAAACCACGGATCGCGGCGAAGAAGGGACGGACGAGGAAACGACGACCCTCGCCGACGAACCGAACATCGGGTCCGGAACCCGCTCGCTCGAGGATGTCGGCGGCTCCGCTGACGATACCGATTCGCCCGACGAGGGAAGCGGCGCTGAATCCGTCGCGGCCGAAGGGAACCTCGCGGACGAAGTGGACCGGGGCGTCGATATCGAAGCCGCGGTCGACGAGAGCGACAGCGACGCTCCAGCGCCCGACGCCGAGTCGACGGATCCGGCGGACGAACTCGAGACCGGGCCAGGTCTCGAGGCGGCTGTCGAGTCGGACGAAGCAGATGACAGTGCAGCGGGCGGGACGGCCGATGAGACCCAAGACGAAGGCAGCGATCCAGCGCTCGAGATCGAACCGGGGATCGACGCCGCCGCGACGGAGTCGGCCGAATCGACGTCGACGTTCGGCGACGAGTCGGAACGCGAATCGGAACCGGAGTCCGGGCCGGCGGGACAGCGGGTCGACGTCGATACGGGGCCCGGAACGGCGATGCACCGAGAGCTAACCGACGAGGACGCACCGACGGCAGAAGCGGACGATACCGACGGCGAGAGGGACGAGACGCCGGAATCGAACGGCGAGCGACCGAGGCGCC
This portion of the Halopiger aswanensis genome encodes:
- a CDS encoding PRC-barrel domain-containing protein; amino-acid sequence: MTTFTDDDLEKRVENANGEVIGTVTDVDGETARVEPRSGMVDSIKAALGWRQTPADTMTIRADAVDEITPETIRLEATPADGATDASTPAAERTPTDADASSEDQPGDAASPTEIDDRTANGAEPEPTVGDDELDQDRGIATDDSERGLETDDSDGELATGDRASGTDAENDAVDEPIGSATPPEPQYGPNGEGGAERERDRDSERDREGVTAGDIEAQREGTSTGRDSESEPGDGTSSPIEPLTSSDSDDDERAETADIGPDADTDKDAAPASDSDLESDDDSIDIADATAAERPNRVGEPAIDDPVPQPDSTTETTDRGEEGTDEETTTLADEPNIGSGTRSLEDVGGSADDTDSPDEGSGAESVAAEGNLADEVDRGVDIEAAVDESDSDAPAPDAESTDPADELETGPGLEAAVESDEADDSAAGGTADETQDEGSDPALEIEPGIDAAATESAESTSTFGDESERESEPESGPAGQRVDVDTGPGTAMHRELTDEDAPTAEADDTDGERDETPESNGERPRRPSPEGDSRTRSAAGSAATAPLTAAVAAQRMALGTNRAVAKLGATAQRNAARAALAGPLFAQRGTLEFAGTAAQSYTNGVTAMLGTSATSEPNQGDAGTDAEQSIDKALASLEETHSRIADGDEDLSRELSAHLERVRELQSTDEFDRRERIEQVTELLERQTALLRRCQQHLEEHD